AGTCGCCCACCCTGGAACGGGTCGGCGCACTGACCCGCACGCGGCCCAATCCACCGCTGCTGGTGCCCGATACCAGCGGCCCTTACACCGACGCCGCTGCCACGGTGGACCTGCGCGCTGGCCTGACCCACGCGCGCCCCTGGCTGGCCCATGACCCGCGTCTGGCAGCACAACCTGGCCGCTCTCATCCCGACCTGGACCGCAGCGGTCCTCTTCCCTTTCCGGCAGTGCCGGCCCCCCGGCGGGCGCGGCCAGGCGAGGCCATCACCCAGCTTCAGGCGGCGCGCCGGGGCGAAATTACCCCAGAAATGGAATTTGTGGCCCTGCGCGAGAACCTGCGGCAAGACGAAGGCTTTGACCTGACCCACCAGCATCCAGGCGAGGCGTTTGGAGCCGGGATTCCGCGCGAGATCACCCCGGAATTCGTGCGCTCGGAGGTGGCGCGGGGCCGGGCAGTGATTCCTGCCAACATCAACCACCCCGAACTGGAACCCACCATCATCGGCCGCAACTTCCGGGTCAAGGTGAACGCCAACCTGGGCACCAGCATCGTCACCAGTTCTATAGAGGAAGAGGTGGGCAAGATGATCTGGGCCACCCGCTGGGGCGCCGACACGGTGATGGACCTCTCGACTGGCCGCCACATCCACCCCACCCGCGAGTGGATTTTGCGCAGCAGCGCCGTGCCAGTGGGCACCGTGCCCATCTATCAGGCGCTTGAGAAGGTGGGCGGCGTGGCTGAGGAACTGACCTGGGACCTTTACCGCGACACTCTAATAGAGCAGGCCGAGCAGGGCGTGGATTACATGACTGTTCATGCCGGCGTGCGGCTGGCGCACCTGCCGCTGACCGCGCGCCGCCGCACCGGGATCGTCTCGCGCGGGGGCAGCATCCTGGCCAAATGGTGTCTGGCCCATCACCAGGAAAACTTCCTGTACACCCATTTTGCCGAGATGTGCGAGCTGCTGG
Above is a window of Deinococcus betulae DNA encoding:
- the thiC gene encoding phosphomethylpyrimidine synthase ThiC, coding for MTTTLRPDLTPPPLALDPDLTTPFPSSEKVYLRGHLHPDVRVPARRIHQSPTLERVGALTRTRPNPPLLVPDTSGPYTDAAATVDLRAGLTHARPWLAHDPRLAAQPGRSHPDLDRSGPLPFPAVPAPRRARPGEAITQLQAARRGEITPEMEFVALRENLRQDEGFDLTHQHPGEAFGAGIPREITPEFVRSEVARGRAVIPANINHPELEPTIIGRNFRVKVNANLGTSIVTSSIEEEVGKMIWATRWGADTVMDLSTGRHIHPTREWILRSSAVPVGTVPIYQALEKVGGVAEELTWDLYRDTLIEQAEQGVDYMTVHAGVRLAHLPLTARRRTGIVSRGGSILAKWCLAHHQENFLYTHFAEMCELLAAYDITFSLGDGLRPGSVEDANDAAQFAELDTLGELTQVAWKRGVQTMIEGPGHVPMQLIRENMTRQLEVCHEAPFYTLGPLTTDIAPGYDHITSAIGAAQIAWYGTAMLCYVTPKEHLGLPDRQDVRDGVIAYRIAAHAADLAKGHPGAQARDNALSKARFEFRWEDQFALGLDPQKARALHDETLPADAAKTAHFCSMCGPQFCSMKLSHDLRAPEVLAGLEAKAQEFRARGSKLYVEVGADD